From one Humulus lupulus chromosome 8, drHumLupu1.1, whole genome shotgun sequence genomic stretch:
- the LOC133796519 gene encoding wall-associated receptor kinase 2-like — protein MDYVPLQSQLLLLHLVLKILLVSGLAITISLSEPVISKRGCSGRCGSVRIPYPFGTSLRCSHNKSFLVICKHTTTNSNPQPFFPHSNVSILNVLLSDGLLRVANPISHACYDSRTGNLTKSSNRVSYTITNSIFPLSITRNKFTTVGCNTIGLMQDNKTVERYYRAGCLALCNKTSDLINGTCSGLGCCQLPITKRIFNFGTAAHLYFSSNVTNGTKNFNSPCSYAFVVEEDAYKFSSLDLVRLGKIDTLPLLLDWAVGDQSCTEAKRNKGYACRARKSECFDSTDGPGYRCKCSPGYHGNPYLLHGCQDIDECKNSQNPCIHNNATCINLAGNFTCLCPKGYNGDGRRCFPAYPRRNQLWLSVALGICIGLLALVVVISWIYWGSNKRKLIELREKFFQQNGGLLLQQQLSHNKSAHSKDTTKIFKAEELKKATNNYDERRVLGHGGYGTVYKGILPNNKVVAIKKSKIGDQSQIEQFINEVIVLSQINHRNVVKLLGCCLETEVPLLVYEFIPNGTLSEHIHDTTQYPSLSWKMRLKIATETAEAISYLHSSTSIPIMHRDIKTANILLDYNYTAKVADFGASRLVPLDQTQLTTLVQGTLGYLDPEYLHTSQLTEKSDVYSFGVVLAELLTGQKALSLFRREGDRNLALYFVSAMKDNNLFQEILDSQLVDEADVEELNVVANLAKRCLKVKGEERPTMKEVASELEGLLKHKGIHPWEHIDSEESERLLKATSSNIYMGKDIDGDYSSCSNTTSAVDSMNIENLKLNESGR, from the exons ATGGATTATGTCCCACTACAATCACAACTACTTCTACTACATCTGGTACTGAAGATATTGTTAGTTTCAGGATTAGCAATAACAATATCATTATCTGAACCAGTAATAAGCAAGAGAGGATGCTCAGGCCGATGCGGCTCGGTGAGAATCCCATACCCTTTCGGGACCAGTCTCAGGTGTTCCCATAACAAATCTTTTCTCGTCATCTGTAAACACACTACTACTAATAGCAATCCACAACCGTTTTTCCCCCACAGCAATGTTTCCATCCTCAACGTTTTACTAAGTGATGGCCTATTGCGAGTGGCCAACCCCATATCCCACGCCTGTTACGATAGCCGTACTGGCAACCTCACCAAGAGTAGCAATCGCGTCTCTTACACCATCACCAACTCCATTTTCCCTCTCAGCATTACTCGCAACAAGTTCACCACTGTCGGCTGCAACACCATCGGCCTCATGCAAGACAACAAAACCGTGGAGAGGTACTACCGGGCTGGCTGCCTCGCGCTCTGTAACAAAACCTCCGACCTCATTAATGGGACTTGCTCCGGTTTGGGATGTTGCCAGCTTCCCATTACAAAAAGAATCTTCAACTTCGGTACCGCAGCTCATTTATATTTTTCCTCAAACGTCACTAACGGAACTAAGAATTTCAACAGTCCTTGTTCCTACGCTTTTGTAGTTGAAGAAGATGCTTACAAGTTTTCATCTTTAGACCTTGTGAGGTTGGGCAAAATAGATACGCTTCCTTTGCTGCTTGACTGGGCTGTTGGTGACCAGAGTTGTACAGAAGCTAAGAGGAATAAGGGATATGCATGTCGAGCCAGGAAAAGTGAGTGCTTCGATTCAACCGACGGACCAGGGTATCGCTGCAAATGTTCCCCTGGTTATCATGGGAATCCTTATCTCCTTCATGGTTGCCAAg ATATCGATGAGTGCAAGAATAGTCAAAATCCATGCATACATAACAATGCTACATGCATCAACTTGGCTGGCAACTTTACTTGCTTGTGTCCCAAGGGATACAACGGAGACGGGAGAAGATGCTTCCCTGCATATCCTCGAAGGAATCAGCTCTGGCTTTCTGTTGCCTTAG GTATATGCATTGGGCTGTTGGCGTTAGTCGTGGTGATTTCTTGGATCTACTGGGGTTCAAACAAACGAAAACTCATCGAACTTAGAGAGAAATTCTTTCAACAAAATGGTGGGTTACTATTACAACAACAACTCTCTCACAATAAATCAGCTCATTCCAAGGATACAACCAAAATTTTCAAAGCAGAAGAGCTGAAAAAGGCCACTAATAACTACGATGAAAGAAGGGTACTTGGGCATGGAGGTTATGGAACAGTTTACAAAGGAATACTTCCAAATAACAAGGTGGTGGCTATCAAGAAGTCTAAAATTGGTGATCAAAGTCAAATTGAGCAATTTATTAACGAGGTCATTGTGCTTTCTCAAATAAATCATCGAAATGTGGTCAAGTTGCTAGGTTGTTGTTTGGAAACAGAAGTTCCTTTATTAGTTTACGAGTTTATTCCAAATGGAACCCTTTCAGAGCACATTCATGATACAACACAATATCCCTCACTCTCTTGGAAAATGCGTCTCAAAATAGCAACAGAAACTGCTGAGGCTATTTCATATTTACACTCTTCAACATCTATACCAATCATGCATAGAGATATTAAGACTGCTAATATTCTGTTGGACTATAATTACACAGCAAAAGTTGCTGATTTCGGTGCTTCGAGATTGGTTCCTCTTGATCAAACTCAGTTGACCACTTTAGTGCAAGGAACATTGGGATATTTGGATCCGGAATATTTGCATACTAGCCAACTAACAGAAAAGAGTGATGTTTATAGTTTTGGAGTTGTGTTAGCGGAACTATTAACCGGTCAAAAGGCACTTTCTCTTTTTAGGCGAGAAGGTGATCGAAATCTAGCTCTGTACTTCGTTTCTGCTATGAAAGATAACAATTTATTCCAGGAAATTCTGGACTCCCAATTGGTTGATGAGGCAGATGTTGAAGAGTTGAATGTGGTTGCCAATCTAGCAAAACGTTGCTTGAAGGTGAAAGGAGAGGAAAGGCCCACTATGAAGGAAGTTGCAAGTGAGTTGGAAGGACTACTTAAACACAAGGGGATACATCCATGGGAGCATATAGATTCTGAAGAGAGTGAGCGCTTACTCAAGGCTACTTCATCAAATATTTATATGGGTAAGGATATCGATGGCGATTATTCTAGTTGTAGCAATACAACTTCTGCGGTTGATAGCATGAATATTGAAAATTTAAAGCTAAATGAAAGTGGGCGGTAG